The following coding sequences lie in one Musa acuminata AAA Group cultivar baxijiao chromosome BXJ3-1, Cavendish_Baxijiao_AAA, whole genome shotgun sequence genomic window:
- the LOC103978134 gene encoding uncharacterized protein LOC103978134 isoform X6 has translation MCCLQTPRNRFLRSCDGKGCNRSYHLSCLDPPLQDTPPGVWLCIFCIKRKIEFGVYSVSEGIDSIWNIKEGLQIGKHYLVKYKGLAHVHNQWISEIQMLQEAPTVLSKFSMKYQIERAIRWKQEWTEPHRLLQKRLLMPQKLADEFFSRLGNNFRKCYYEWLVKWKGLGYEDATWEFETSPFLCTCEAMALMKDYEARIEAKAAFVSSNADKALEFRSNRYIKLTRFPDGFPPGLDNDHLISINRLREFWHRNQNTVFLDDQERVIKSILFILSLLSYACRPFLIISPSTSLPLWEAEFNRLAPSINLVVYNASKDVRKMIRTLEFHQECGPIMFQVLLSCPDAIVEDFGTLECIAWEALFVDQCQNSIHLELFKRLSTDFRLLLLSGQLKDNIAEYLNLLSFLDSGIDGNSACTVESDAIDAAGTLALLKEKLSHYVAYDRKPDSSKFLEYWVPVCLSNVQLEQYCATLISNSILLRSCSNFDLVGVLGDILISARKCCDHPYLVDEHLPSSLTRGLPVTEYLDILVNASGKLLVLDKILQTIRNQGLRVLIFFQSFGRAGKFSIGDILDDFLHQRFGADSYEHVKRGIAMSRRLAALKIFNDKATGRFVFLIENHACLPSIKLSSVDAIIIYNSDWNPLNDLRALQRITVKSQHNSLLVFRLYSSFTLEERLLMFAKENMKLDSDIENINPSVCHSLLGWGASNLFHQLEEFHQTDCSKNQSQSSYDKMILNDMLEILTKFPCVPTKYSIVIKAQQSGASYSRKIILAGEEGGSWLDKDPHSFWSNLLEGRCPQWRYISEPSHSHRRCGKVRNWDESTLSSEPENDVGKKRLKKAVSSNTVDPISLKSWFQGKREAEGNNKLLSGNPDGSSHISITKGAFVPFQLETEAQFNSQGNAVSQVSLMSEGTKDINRRHEIDWEGRESLRTAQRNLHLILKPELSKLCEILKLPVNVSDVAQVFLDYIMNNHHVSPEPEMILQAFKISLCWRAASFLNQKIDHRESLTLAKKYLNYTCNEEQASNVYSKLRRLKKIFLGQNNIFMRKNEPNTSEPGRSVSGIDLTGEPSCETTPNSAESNLHDIEKGELQESSQSHCAFEQPMFLGQVPVLGTPANLHEDLGSLKDKLLKKRIDLINKVCSRREEDLSLRQQQEITDFNMHKEKLELNLKKAHEKDLELINDLVMDSADKNDKIRLLKEEFMKKMTGLEKQMDCQYKKLKDMQLFARDKEQQIKNHWIEEAKTGKLIESFDSIPLSDSGFRLEELKLANQDEAHDGLRNRIYDSRESGPFQNKQTGELITVADLVTSGLNSKTSEGPTVYPPEGSGCLPNQIDSLVSQSNVMYVTETESEPRETPLEVPSTLPPSKTVDLTIGTESESLPSEAPVMNSVIIEAESLPSESRESGPLQNKQTGELITVADLVTSGLNSKTSDGLTVFPPEGSGCLPNQIDSLVSQSNVMYVTGTESEPRETPLEVPSTLPPSKIVDLTIGTEYLPSEAPVMNSVITEAESLPSDSKESGPLQNKQTGELITVADLVTSCLNSKTSEGPTVFPPERSGCLPNQINSLVSQSNVMYVTETEFEPRVTPLEVPSTLPPSKTVDLTIGTESLPSEALVMNPVIIEADDIPINSSTPATVETEKQRGAENSDILCSSFCPLGSIEEGRSMNDGEDASFNTALLQNQADCHTGFQNDGSPCQAPHFSRHERLENSAGLEVQGSGSLQETPNLADFGTVDLTNHNMTVSNSSHDPLPVCTVVPLVSHVQESIAASGTEEELSDQIQHLSHQNDMPMQEPIVLSSELVGQVNPHPLVSQFVDHSFLPNSDTRSQRSIIEEPRSTSQPESVHYPLFPLAQLMPTQGLQPEPLKNELTSIRMHQDKITKMHDDRKLRLKYECDQELEKVRRKYDMLLQDAESEFLCSKEVLETIYNKVSMNQVLAEEFRAKFIENKGGTSSSRGHQTLQQLLQSSQPQFIQRSVSASTSTPMPLPATPPPAAAPSSLASVRLQTPMIPSSQTPGSLASVRLQTPLIPYGQAPSSLASVRLQAPPIPYGQVPSSLASVRLQAPPIPYGQVPGSLASVRLQAPLIPSGQAARWTSSVYPSNSARAHLCPMVPPQPNLQIRSETRAPAPHLQRFRANTSMTSHQQPHADVLSATMGQVAPMPTAQPCTDPHFGQSHISNTVSVCQDASPFYSELPMGVGNSIGVNRSISQFTDLVSSFDSWLATKPTSTAPAFSQPCVEPCGVVDVPPSNSDVVCISDDD, from the exons GCTCTAGAGTTCAGGAGTAATCGTTATATTAAATTGACAAGGTTCCCTGATGGTTTTCCACCTGGACTCGATAATGATCATCTGATTTCTATCAACAGGCTTCGTGAGTTTTGGCATAGGAACCAGAATACTGTTTTCTTGGATGATCAG GAGCGAGTTATTAAATCCATCTTATTCATATTGTCCTTGCTATCTTATGCATGTCGACCTTTTCTCATCATCTCACCTTCTACTTCTCTTCCATTATGGGAGGCTGAATTTAATCGCTTGGCACCTTCCATTAATCTTGTTGTCTATAATGCAAGCAAGGATGTCCGGAAGATGATTCGAACTCTAGAGTTTCATCAGGAATGTGGTCCCATAATGTTTCAAGTGCTTTTGTCATGTCCTGATGCTATTGTTGAG GATTTTGGAACACTAGAATGCATTGCCTGGGAAGCTCTCTTTGTTGATCAGTGCCAAAATTCGATACATTTGGAACTGTTTAAGCGTCTCTCAACTGATTTCAGGCTACTTCTTTTAAGTGGTCAGTTGAAG GATAACATTGCTGAATACCTCAACCTGCTCTCATTCCTTGATTCAGGGATTGATGGAAATTCAGCATGCACTGTAGAATCTGATGCCATTGATGCTGCTGGTACACTTGCtttattgaaagagaaactgTCACATTATGTTGCATATGACCGTAAACCAGATTCCTCGAAGTTTTTGGAGTACTGGGTTCCTGTTTGCCTTTCCAATGTGCAGCTTGAACAATATTGTGCGACTCTGATTTCAAACTCCATACTTCTTCGTTCATGttcaaattttgatcttgttGGAGTTCTTGGTGACATTCTTATATCAGCCAGAAAG TGCTGTGACCATCCTTACCTTGTTGATGAACATTTGCCAAGCTCACTTACCAGAGGTCTCCCAGTGACTGAATATTTAGATATTTTAGTAAATGCAAGTGGCAAGCTGCTTGTACTTGACAAGATTCTCCAGACGATTCGGAATCAAGGATTGCGAGTTCTGATTTTTTTTCAG TCATTTGGCAGAGCTGGAAAGTTCTCAATTGGTGATATTTTGGATGACTTTCTTCATCAGAGATTTGGTGCTGATTCGTATGAGCATGTTAAACGTGGAATAGCCATGTCAAGAAGACTAGCTGCATTGAAAATTTTCAATGATAAGGCAACAGGAAGATTTGTCTTTTTAATTGAAAATCATGCATGCTTACCAAGCATCAAACTTTCATCTGTTGAtgctattattatttataatagtgATTGGAATCCATTGAATGACCTACGGGCACTTCAGAGGATAACTGTAAAATCACAGCACAATTCTCTGCTTGTCTTCCGTCTATATTCATCCTTTACACTGGAGGAAAGACTTCTAATGTTTGCAAAGGAGAACATGAAACTTGACAGTGATATAGAAAACATAAACCCCAGTGTCTGTCATTCTTTGCTTGGTTGGGGTGCTTCGAATCTCTTTCATCAACTAGAAGAGTTTCATCAAACTGATTGCTCAAAGAATCAGTCTCAAAGTTCCTATGATAAAATGATTCTTAATGATATGCTGGAAATATTAACTAAGTTTCCATGTGTTCCTACCAAATATTCGATTGTGATAAAGGCCCAGCAGAGTGGAGCTTCTTAttcaagaaaaattattttggctgGTGAGGAAGGAGGATCCTGGTTGGACAAAGATCCACATAGTTTCTGGTCAAATTTACTGGAAGGAAGGTGTCCGCAATGGCGTTATATTTCTGAGCCATCTCATAGTCATAGGAGATGTGGAAAGGTTCGGAATTGGGACGAATCTACATTGTCATCTGAACCAGAAAATGATGTAGGAAAAAAAAGGCTGAAGAAGGCAGTTAGCAGTAATACTGTTGATCCAATCTCTCTCAAAAGTTGGTTCCAAGGAAAAAGAGAAGCTGAAGGCAATAATAAGTTGTTGTCTGGAAATCCTGATGGATCTTCTCATATTTCCATTACTAAAGGAGCTTTTGTTCCATTCCAGTTGGAGACTG AGGCACAATTTAATAGTCAAGGAAATGCTGTATCACAAGTGTCTTTAATGTCTGAAGGTACTAAAGATATAAACAGGCGTCATGAGATTGACTGGGAAGGGAGAGAAAGCTTACGGACTGCACAGAGGAATCTTCATCTTATATTGAAGCCAGAGTTATCAAAACTATGTGAGATATTAAAACTTCCG GTGAATGTCAGTGATGTGGCTCAAGTGTTTCTCGACTACATAATGAATAATCATCATGTTAGTCCCGAACCAGAAATGATATTGCAGGCCTTCAAGATATCACTG TGTTGGCGAGCTGCTTCTTTCTTAAATCAGAAGATTGATCACAGAGAATCACTCACACTTGCAAAGAAGTACTTGAACTACACATGCAATGAAGAGCAGGCTTCTAATGTTTATTCTAAATTGCGAAGGCTAAAGAAGATTTTTTTAGGTCAAAATAACATTTTCATGAGGAAAAATGAGCCCAATACATCAGAACCAGGGCGGTCAGTATCTGGTATAGATCTTACTGGAGAACCTTCTTGTGAGACAACTCCAAATTCCGCAGAATCTAATCTTCATGATATTGAGAAAGGTGAACTTCAAGAGAGTTCCCAAAGTCATTGTGCTTTTGAACAACCAATGTTTCTGGGGCAGGTTCCTGTTCTTGGAACTCCTGCAAATCTGCACGAGGACCTTGGGTCTCTGAAGGACAAACTTCTAAAGAAACGAATTGATTTGATTAACAAAGTTTGTTCAAGAAGGGAAGAAGATCTCTCTCTCAGGCAACAGCAAGAAATTACAGACTTTAATATGCACAAGGAAAAGTTGGAATTGAATCTGAAGAAGGCACATGAGAAAGACTTAGAACTTATTAATGATTTGGTTATGGATTCAGCTGATAAAAATGACAAGATTAGATTGCTTAAAGAAGAGTTTATGAAAAAAATGACTGGACTTGAGAAGCAAATGGATTGCCAGTATAAAAAACTTAAAGACATGCAGTTATTTGCAAGGGACAAAGAGCAACAGATAAAGAATCATTGGATAGAAGAAGCTAAGACTGGCAAACTAATAGAGTCTTTTGATAGCATTCCTTTGTCTGATTCTGGATTCAGGTTGGAGGAACTCAAATTAGCGAACCAGGATGAAGCTCATGATGGTTTGCGAAACAGAATATATGACTCCAGGGAATCTGGGCCTTTTCAAAATAAGCAAACTGGTGAGCTGATCACTGTGGCTGACTTGGTAACAAGTGGGTTGAATTCGAAAACCTCTGAAGGGCCGACAGTTTATCCTCCTGAAGGATCTGGATGCCTGCCAAATCAAATCGATTCGTTGGTTTCTCAGTCCAATGTCATGTATGTAACTGAAACTGAATCTGAACCAAGAGAGACACCTTTGGAAGTTCCATCAACTCTTCCACCTTCAAAGACAGTTGACTTGACCATAGGAACTGAATCTGAGTCTCTTCCTTCTGAGGCACCTGTCATGAACTCAGTGATCATTGAGGCTGAATCTCTTCCTTCTGAATCCAGGGAATCTGGGCCTCTTCAAAATAAGCAAACTGGTGAGCTAATCACTGTGGCTGACTTGGTAACAAGTGGTTTGAATTCTAAAACCTCTGATGGGCTTACAGTTTTTCCTCCTGAAGGATCTGGATGCCTGCCTAATCAAATTGATTCATTGGTTTCTCAGTCCAATGTTATGTATGTAACTGGAACTGAATCTGAACCAAGAGAGACACCTTTGGAAGTTCCATCAACTCTACCACCGTCAAAGATTGTTGACTTGACCATAGGAACTGAATATCTTCCTTCTGAGGCACCTGTCATGAACTCAGTGATTACCGAGGCTGAATCTCTTCCTTCTGACTCCAAGGAATCTGGGCCTCTTCAAAATAAGCAAACTGGTGAGCTAATCACTGTGGCTGACTTGGTAACAAGTTGTTTGAATTCTAAAACCTCTGAAGGGCCGACAGTTTTTCCTCCTGAACGATCTGGATGCCTGCCCAATCAAATCAATTCATTGGTTTCTCAGTCGAATGTTATGTATGTAACTGAAACGGAATTTGAACCAAGAGTGACACCTTTGGAAGTTCCATCAACTCTTCCACCTTCAAAGACAGTTGACTTGACCATAGGAACTGAATCTCTTCCTTCTGAGGCACTTGTCATGAACCCAGTGATCATTGAGGCTGATGACATACCTATCAACTCTAGCACACCAGCAACTGTTGAAACTGAGAAGCAGAGAGGTGCAGAAAATTCTGATATTTTATGCTCGAGTTTTTGTCCATTGGGAAGCATTGAAGAAGGTAGAAGTATGAATGACGGTGAGGATGCAAGCTTCAATACTGCCCTCTTGCAAAATCAGGCAGACTGTCATACTGGTTTTCAGAATGATGGTTCACCATGTCAG GCACCACATTTTAGTCGGCATGAGAGGCTTGAAAACTCTGCTGGTTTAGAGGTCCAAGGCAGTGGCTCTCTCCAAGAAACTCCAAATTTGGCTGATTTTGGCACCGTTGATCTTACCAATCATAACATGACTGTCTCAAATTCTTCTCACGATCCATTGCCTGTATGTACCGTCGTGCCCTTGGTATCACACGTTCAAGAAAGCATAGCTGCATCTGGAACTGAAGAAGAGCTTTCTGATCAGATACAGCATTTATCCCATCAAAATGATATGCCAATGCAGGAACCAATTGTATTGTCATCTGAACTGGTTGGGCAGGTTAATCCTCATCCTCTTGTATCCCAGTTTGTTGATCATTCATTTTTACCAAATTCAGATACAAGATCACAAAGAAGCATCATTGAAGAGCCAAGAAGCACTTCTCAGCCAGAATCAGTTCACTACCCTCTCTTTCCACTTGCACAGTTGATGCCAACGCAAGGGCTTCAACCCGAACCATTGAAAAATGAACTGACTAGCATACGGATGCATCAGGATAAAATTACTAAGATGCATGATGATAGG AAATTGCGTCTTAAATATGAGTGTGATCAAGAGTTGGAGAAGGTCAGGAGAAAGTATGATATGTTACTTCAAGATGCAGAGTCAGAGTTTCTTTGTAGCAAGGAGGTTCTTGAGACCATTTACAACAAAGTTTCCATGAATCAGGTTTTAGCTGAAGAATTTAGAGCCAAATTTATTGAAAATAAGGGAGGAACTTCATCTTCTAGAG GTCACCAAACATTGCAGCAGTTACTTCAGTCATCCCAACCTCAGTTTATCCAGAGATCTGTGTCAGCATCAACTTCCACTCCTATGCCACTCCCAGCTACCCCACCACCAGCTGCAGCCCCATCCTCGCTCGCATCAGTCAGACTCCAAACTCCAATGATCCCTTCTAGTCAGACCCCAGGATCGCTTGCATCAGTCAGACTCCAAACTCCACTGATCCCTTATGGTCAGGCCCCAAGCTCGCTTGCATCAGTCAGACTCCAAGCTCCACCGATCCCTTATGGTCAGGTCCCAAGCTCGCTTGCGTCAGTCAGACTCCAAGCTCCACCGATCCCTTATGGTCAGGTCCCAGGCTCGCTTGCGTCAGTCAGACTCCAAGCTCCACTGATCCCTTCTGGTCAGGCAGCCCGCTGGACATCTTCAGTCTACCCAAGTAATTCAGCTAGAGCTCACTTATGCCCAATGGTTCCCCCACAGCCAAACCTTCAAATCAGAAGTGAAACCCGTGCGCCTGCTCCACATCTCCAACGATTTAGAGCTAACACATCCATGACCAGTCATCAGCAGCCCCATGCCGATGTACTTTCGGCCACCATGGGACAAGTTGCGCCCATGCCTACTGCACAGCCATGCACGGATCCCCATTTTGGACAGTCACACATTTCCAACACTGTATCAGTTTGTCAGGATGCCTCCCCATTTTATTCTGAGTTGCCCATGGGTGTTGGGAACTCCATAGGTGTTAACCGGTCTATCTCTCAGTTTACTGATTTGGTTTCATCATTTGATAGTTGGCTTGCAACCAAACCTACATCGACAGCTCCTGCATTCTCTCAGCCTTGTGTTGAGCCATGTGGTGTTGTCGACGTGCCCCCTTCTAACTCGGATGTAGTTTGCATATCAGATGATGATTGA